From a single Lewinella sp. LCG006 genomic region:
- a CDS encoding UDP-2,3-diacylglucosamine diphosphatase has product MGKTYFASDFHLGVDGRLSSAERERQLVRWLDTIRHDADAIYLVGDIFDFWFEYKTAVPRGYVRLLGKLAELRDAGIVLHLFTGNHDMWMFDYLQKELDAPIYREPVIHKIGGKTFFIGHGDGLGPGDHGYKLLKKVFANRFCQWLFARLHPNFGIGLANFFSGKSREANHSEDVFLGPDKEWLLQYSTRKSAQLPDVDYFVFGHRHLPINYLLPNGHTRYINLGEWVHFNSYAVFDGQELKLAFFEHPEGRAVEG; this is encoded by the coding sequence TTGGGTAAAACATATTTTGCGTCGGATTTTCACCTTGGGGTCGACGGTCGGCTGAGCAGTGCCGAACGTGAGCGACAACTGGTTCGCTGGTTGGATACCATTCGCCACGATGCCGATGCGATCTATCTGGTAGGAGATATTTTCGATTTCTGGTTTGAGTACAAAACGGCTGTCCCTCGTGGTTATGTGCGTTTGTTGGGCAAGTTGGCAGAACTACGCGACGCCGGGATCGTACTCCACCTCTTCACCGGCAACCACGACATGTGGATGTTTGACTATTTGCAAAAAGAACTCGATGCGCCCATCTATCGCGAACCCGTCATTCACAAAATTGGCGGCAAAACTTTTTTCATTGGCCACGGTGATGGGCTAGGGCCAGGAGACCATGGCTACAAATTGCTCAAAAAAGTCTTCGCCAATCGCTTCTGTCAGTGGTTGTTTGCCCGCCTGCACCCTAACTTTGGTATAGGGCTTGCCAATTTTTTTTCGGGCAAAAGTCGCGAAGCCAACCACAGTGAAGATGTCTTTCTCGGGCCCGACAAAGAGTGGCTCCTTCAATACAGCACCCGCAAATCGGCGCAATTACCCGATGTCGATTACTTCGTTTTTGGGCACCGCCATCTGCCGATCAACTACCTGCTTCCCAATGGCCACACGCGCTACATCAACCTTGGAGAATGGGTACACTTCAACTCTTACGCGGTATTTGACGGCCAAGAACTGAAGCTGGCATTTTTTGAACATCCGGAGGGGCGGGCAGTGGAGGGGTAA
- a CDS encoding sensor histidine kinase, which yields MIKIKQRLAHNRALLGFNDLPIALVGVPLVAFVMPLLFFNGTLENGIWAFWPKWKVSLFFTIFYWVVMRQAVLFFRSRWPEYKDTQKRILFMMITTIVMVLLLNNFCYDIHDVLLPEGYQKDMSKFDYAKSTFMVVFFILSIYEGIYFYHRWRLSLIETERLRQENISSQLDALKSQVNPHFLFNSLNTLTYLIPEDENRAVRFVQQLSKVYRYILEIRDRSLITVAEELDFLDAYQFLLKERFGDNLQLHLQIDPAVKQLHMIPLSMQLLLENAIKHNIVSSQHPLTIEVIVGTPKETLLIRNQLQPKQQTQVSTKVGLDNIRRRYAFYTTAQVEVNTEDGWFSVELPLLHTPELVVEEKG from the coding sequence ATGATAAAGATAAAACAAAGACTGGCGCATAACCGGGCCCTATTAGGCTTCAACGACTTGCCCATCGCCTTGGTGGGCGTGCCATTGGTAGCTTTTGTGATGCCCCTTTTGTTTTTCAATGGAACCTTGGAAAACGGGATTTGGGCCTTTTGGCCCAAGTGGAAGGTGTCTCTTTTCTTTACGATCTTTTACTGGGTGGTCATGCGCCAGGCGGTGCTCTTCTTTCGGTCCCGTTGGCCGGAATACAAGGATACGCAGAAACGGATACTGTTCATGATGATCACCACTATCGTGATGGTCTTATTGCTGAATAATTTTTGCTACGATATCCATGATGTGCTTTTACCCGAAGGGTACCAGAAGGATATGAGTAAATTTGATTACGCCAAGAGCACCTTCATGGTCGTCTTTTTTATCCTTTCGATCTATGAGGGCATCTATTTCTACCATCGTTGGCGGCTGAGTCTGATCGAAACCGAGCGCTTGCGACAGGAGAATATCAGCTCCCAACTGGATGCGCTCAAGAGCCAGGTCAATCCGCATTTTTTATTCAATAGCTTGAATACCCTCACTTATCTGATCCCCGAAGACGAGAATAGGGCCGTGCGTTTTGTGCAGCAATTATCTAAAGTGTATCGCTATATTCTGGAAATTCGAGACCGATCACTGATTACCGTGGCCGAAGAGCTCGATTTCCTGGATGCCTACCAGTTTTTGCTCAAAGAGCGTTTCGGGGATAACCTGCAATTGCACTTACAAATAGATCCTGCCGTCAAGCAGCTGCACATGATTCCGCTCTCCATGCAGTTGCTGCTGGAGAATGCGATCAAGCATAATATCGTGAGTAGCCAGCACCCGCTTACGATTGAAGTCATCGTAGGTACCCCAAAGGAGACGCTCTTGATCCGCAACCAACTCCAACCCAAGCAACAGACCCAGGTTTCCACGAAAGTGGGCTTGGACAATATTCGTCGGCGCTACGCTTTTTACACCACCGCCCAGGTAGAAGTGAACACCGAAGATGGATGGTTCAGCGTAGAATTACCGCTGCTGCACACGCCGGAGCTGGTTGTGGAAGAAAAGGGGTGA
- a CDS encoding SDR family oxidoreductase: MNLDLRNKNALVGGSSKGIGKAAAQELAELGANVTLMARSATLLEEVLKELDTSQGQKHDFITVDFSDIADLQAKAKALVEQKTVHILVNNTGGPPGGPILAADLAAFSQALNNHLFCNQVLAQAVVPGMRAAGYGRIINVISTSVKSPIDNLGVSNTTRAAVANWAKTLANEVGPDAITVNNLLPGATETERLHGLLDTWSSQKNITNDAMASQMKKSIPLGRFGQPREIGGVIAFLASPAAAYITGTNITVDGGRTKML, encoded by the coding sequence ATGAACCTCGATTTACGAAATAAAAATGCCTTGGTTGGAGGCAGCAGCAAAGGTATTGGCAAGGCTGCGGCGCAGGAATTGGCAGAACTGGGTGCCAACGTCACCTTGATGGCGCGTTCGGCAACACTGTTGGAAGAAGTGCTGAAAGAGCTGGATACCTCGCAAGGGCAAAAGCACGATTTTATCACCGTTGATTTTTCCGATATCGCCGACTTACAGGCCAAGGCCAAGGCGCTGGTAGAACAAAAGACGGTTCATATTCTGGTGAACAACACTGGCGGCCCTCCGGGAGGCCCGATTTTAGCGGCCGATCTTGCCGCTTTTAGCCAGGCACTCAATAATCATTTGTTTTGCAACCAAGTGCTGGCGCAGGCGGTCGTGCCGGGGATGCGAGCAGCAGGCTACGGGCGCATTATCAACGTCATTTCTACGTCAGTAAAATCTCCGATCGACAACCTCGGGGTATCCAATACCACTAGAGCGGCAGTGGCCAATTGGGCCAAAACCCTGGCCAATGAGGTAGGCCCAGATGCCATTACCGTCAATAACCTCCTGCCTGGTGCTACCGAAACCGAACGCTTGCACGGCCTTTTAGATACCTGGTCGAGCCAGAAAAATATCACGAACGACGCCATGGCTAGTCAGATGAAGAAGAGTATTCCACTGGGGCGCTTTGGCCAGCCTAGGGAAATTGGCGGCGTCATTGCATTTCTGGCCAGCCCCGCTGCGGCTTACATTACGGGCACGAATATCACGGTAGATGGTGGGCGCACCAAAATGCTGTAG